ttttcgagagTGCTTGCTAAAGTTCTGCCAATAGTCACTTCATGGATGAATTATAAGTCAAGCATGCTGAACGATAAGGAAAAGAAGATTCAGAACTTTGAAGAGGAAGAATAACTCCCGCTCACGAGCCCGTGGGCTTCAGCTCGTGCCCCACAGCAGATGACCGGGAGACATTCGGAATATTCTCAAAGAAGCCATGGAACCTTCTACAACATTGCGAGGGGAGAGTTCAGGGTACCGCAGCCCAAGTGCCGTCAGCACCAAGACACCGTCACCAGTGACGTCACCGTCGCAGTCGGGCACTGCCACCCCAGGGGCCCTGCTGTCGGGTTTCGTCGCCCAGGACAGCTGGTCCGCCGTCCAGGAGAGCGTCTACATCGTCATCGGCCACGGCCGGTATCAGTACCGCGTCCTCCTCTGCGGCATTCTAGCTGCGAGCGTGTCCCTTTTGCACATCCTCTCGGACCAGCTCCTGGTGCGACCCGTGGACCACTGGTGCAGGCCACCCGACGACTTGAGGGACCTGTCCGCTGACGCCTGGAAGAACATGTCCATCCCGGTCGAGGCTGACGGCACGTTCAGCAAGTGCACCATGTACGACCCCGGCGTTGCGGTGAGCTGTTTTGCGTTCTTTTGAGAGGTTGCACATTGCCAACAGGGCTGCGGGACCGCGAGACTATTGCAAGGAAGTAACACAAGTCCGGTTCATATCGAGAGTTATATGAGGGACGATGTGGAGGTTTTGGAGGTTCCTTCTTTCCACCGCTACTGGCTCGGTCGGCTTTGTGCTTCGCCTGTCACCGTAATTTTCCGTAAATAGATACTACTGGAATCACGCACTAGTCAATACGAAATTTATCCAGGGAAGTCAATCGCCAGGGGACATGACCATGAGGGACGGGAAAATAGTACTCCAAACGTGTCACTATTCGTGAACAACTGAACGTTTAAGGTTGCAGTCACGAGGACATGTACATAATCTAAGGAGTTTCCACTGGGTTGGCGGTACCAATGAAACAAACGTGAATGATTAACATTAATAAATGTAATACCCCTCAACTGTAATATCCTACTGTGGGCGGGAGCTACTGACTTTTAAATATTTCTTACTGAAATTAGAGTTCAGATGGTATAGATCGTCTTGAAACACAACAAAGTGTAATATCTACAACAGGGAACTACTCACGGAGCCTCTTCTTACCGGCCTAAAAATTAAGCCCGCTAATAGATACAGTTGCTGGCGCGTATATTGTGGTCTTTGCAATAGCGAAGCAGCGTCGGTGACAAAGCTTAGGAGATTAGTGGATTTTGTTCTCCGATCTTCGGGCGCTGAGGTGGCACTGCTTTCGCTTAGTGGTACGTCGGACCACCAAGATGCGTCGCTGTACACAAGTACACCGACGCGTCTCTGCACAGTGCAAGTACAGGTGTAGACTTGAGGTTATGCTGGCCGACGAGCTTCACATGGAACTGGTGCGATCTCATGACCTGTCCGACGACTACATTGGGTATAAGATCACCAGTTCTGCCTAGGCTTATCAGTGAATCTTACGAAGGTCCGTAAGCATGCTCTCATGCAGTCAGTCATTACTGTGCCACAGAATAAGTATAGCCAGTGCGTTAATATCTACGGGAAGATTCAGAAGGTTAAAACAAACGTGGGTAAGCAGAGTTTCAGCTTAAACTTGCAGCTATTTTCGTGGTTGTCTAATCTTCTTTTGCAAGCACTTTAGACCGATTTAAACTGTTTAGTTTACATGAGAACATATTATTATCACCTGAAGTCTTGATTGGCTGTTTCAGTGCCACTTGTCCACTTACTACTGCTGCACACCCGCGGTCTCCTTGATGCGGGTCGTGATGGTGTAAAACATTTATGTGTACTATTTACAAAAAGGTGCTGCTTGGGCCTGAAGAGCCCGGCCCTCAATCACTAGGAGGGATCTCTAGTCTGGGACCACATTGGCGTCCGCGGTGGCCTGGGCTGGGTAACAAGTTACAAGGGCTCAATGTTCCTGGAGAGTTGAGCAGCCGGCTCTAACTTTCTTCGCAGGACTATACTGGCGCAAACAGGTCGGTGGTGCGTTGCCATGGTTGGGACTACGAGATTGAAAACCGAGGCGACAGCGTCATAAGCCGGTTCAACCTCGTCTGCGATCGCCTCTTCCTGTCCCACGTCCGAGGGATCGTCGCCGTCAGCGTTCCCGCACTGCTGTCACCTCTCCTCGGCATGGCGTCCGACAACGTGGGTCGGAGGCCCATAATGTTGGTGGCCGTGTTTGCCCTGCTCGTGGGTACCGTCGGCAGCAGCATCGCGCAAACGATCACCTTCCACGTCTTCACCCGTGTCGTGATCTTTGTGGGATTCAACGGCACCTTCCTCCTCACCTTCATACTGTTGTACGAGGTGACAGGAAATGCGTGGCGGCCACTGTTCGCACTCACAGACACGGCCATTGCAGGCACCGTGGTTCCCCCATTCGTGGAGGCAGTCTCTGCGCTGGAACCCCGTTGGGCGCTCTGCCATGCTCTGCTCCTGGTTCCCACGGCGATGCTTGCTGCCTGGTGCTGTCTTCTGGACGAGTCACCAGCGTGGCTTCTCGCCACGCGGGACATGAAGCAGGCAGAGGTGGCCGTCATCGCAGCAGCACAGGTGAACGGCGTCGACACGGCCAAGGCCAGGGCCACGTTCAAAACAATCAGACGACAGCTGAGGAAGATGGAGCGCAGCCCGCAGACGTCGGTGGATATCGCGGTCGCTGCTGAACACTTCTTGCAGGCCGCGAAGACGCATCGGCGGGCGGCCTCGGTGTTCCTTGCCAGGTTCAGTCTAAGCGCCATCTACTTCACACTTATCCGCACCGAGAAGACTGAGGGTCTGTACTGGCGGACGGCGGAAGTGGTCCTCTTAACTGCCAGTTTCTGGGCTGTTTGCTGGGCCATGGTGCGATATAACATCCGGGAGGCGCTGTCTGCACTGCTGGTCCTCGTGAGCGTCGGATCAATCGTTGAAGCTGTCCTGATGTCTTTGGGCCCTAGCATCGCGGTACATTTCGCTCACTTTGGAACGAAGGTGGCCGTGTCCTGCGCCATGAGCGTGTCCTACTGCTACTCGGCGGAAATCTTTCCCACCAATATTCGCAGCGCCGGCGTTAGCCTCTGCCTGATGTTCAGTTCCGGTGGTTCCCTCCTCGGAGTTGTCCTCGTCGCATTCAAAGGTCCGACTGCAAGCACTGCTTTCTGCGCATTCTCGGCAGTGATGGCTGCCCTCAGTGTGTGGGCGATACAGTGGCTGCCTGAAGTCTTCGTAGAAGCGCCGGTAGAGACTCGAGCGGCGACCGCCATGAGTGACGAAGAGCGAAAGGATGCCCTGAAGAAGTCCCTGGCTCCGATTAGTGGTGAAAGACGACGCAAGCGAGGCAAGAGGAAGGCGACATCACCTCCGAAGTCTCCGCATTAGCGCGCCTTGCAGACCCAATAATGCCGAGAGTTCTCGATGGGTGACTGCAAACATTAGGCCTACCATCATTTCACGCGCTCAAAAATTATTCTCAGATGTTGACACACTACGTACTGCAATCCGTTGCGATATTAATGTTACTCTCGAAAGAAACAATGTTTTTGACTTGGACACATATTTAATTTGTTGCTGATGGTCACTATTGAGAGCAACGTTCCGGACATTTTACTCTACTTTCTCAGCTTATTCTGGCTAGCCCCAAATTGATCACGCAGTTGCTTGCCTGCACTGAAGAATGTTGTAGTGTGAGTATTCCTCGCCGAACTCGCTGCCCACTAATTTTTGTACCCGAAATTCGGACAGCGTAAAAACTGCTCCAGGCGCAGTGAGTTTTGCTTATAGTGACGCATAACACCTCGTATTGTATACCCtgctttttcttgggacatttgctgaCGGAGAATGCGTGTTTGGCTCATTCTTCGCGAGAGTTTTGCCTTTTGCCCATACTTTGTCATTTCAGCAGTGACTTCTGCGATACAACGTAATTCTGAAAACAGTTCGAATGTGCAAAAGCTCTGTTGTTCTGTAGTTGTTTTGTATGTCTTATATAAGTATATGTTTATGAAGCCATGCCGCTACGCCAGAAGACCGTAATTTTGGCTGGACACTCAAGTTTTCTCAGCTTAGTATATTTTTCACTATGCTGTGTTTTTAAATGGCTTACGTGCCCGGTTCTGTTGTGCATTGGCGGTAATTTGTAATTTTGAATTATTGGCTGGCACCATCTCGAAGAggatggacccccccccccccctattgcaTAAAAGGAAAGAGGAGCTACGATATTTGCCAGTCACTCGGATTTTTTATTGGCACCATTCAAAGCTCGGCCGGGCTCCTTGGACAC
The genomic region above belongs to Amblyomma americanum isolate KBUSLIRL-KWMA chromosome 9, ASM5285725v1, whole genome shotgun sequence and contains:
- the LOC144103750 gene encoding solute carrier family 22 member 13-like gives rise to the protein MEPSTTLRGESSGYRSPSAVSTKTPSPVTSPSQSGTATPGALLSGFVAQDSWSAVQESVYIVIGHGRYQYRVLLCGILAASVSLLHILSDQLLVRPVDHWCRPPDDLRDLSADAWKNMSIPVEADGTFSKCTMYDPGVACKYRCRLEVMLADELHMELVRSHDLSDDYIGSVVRCHGWDYEIENRGDSVISRFNLVCDRLFLSHVRGIVAVSVPALLSPLLGMASDNVGRRPIMLVAVFALLVGTVGSSIAQTITFHVFTRVVIFVGFNGTFLLTFILLYEVTGNAWRPLFALTDTAIAGTVVPPFVEAVSALEPRWALCHALLLVPTAMLAAWCCLLDESPAWLLATRDMKQAEVAVIAAAQVNGVDTAKARATFKTIRRQLRKMERSPQTSVDIAVAAEHFLQAAKTHRRAASVFLARFSLSAIYFTLIRTEKTEGLYWRTAEVVLLTASFWAVCWAMVRYNIREALSALLVLVSVGSIVEAVLMSLGPSIAVHFAHFGTKVAVSCAMSVSYCYSAEIFPTNIRSAGVSLCLMFSSGGSLLGVVLVAFKGPTASTAFCAFSAVMAALSVWAIQWLPEVFVEAPVETRAATAMSDEERKDALKKSLAPISGERRRKRGKRKATSPPKSPH